Within Abyssisolibacter fermentans, the genomic segment TATATCCCTGACCTTTCTTCCTTCCGCTGATTCAAAGCTGTATTTCACAAGAATCTCGCGTATTTCTGCTAAAAATTGGTCGAATTCAGTATCGTTCATCATCAGCACAGTATTGTTCAAAAAAATTTTGTCCTTTGCAGGATCAGAGTTTTTGTCACTGAAATAATTGTGAAATTTTGCGTAATTGCACATTAGAAATCCAAAGGCATTTTGGTCAGCGTTTTCAATGGTGTTGTGTTTTGTAACATTTGGAATGTTCAAAGCAAGTGTTCTTTCAAGACTTCCTCTAATTTTTTTTTCTGATACAACAGACAGAATATCGTTATCAATGAGAATATTTATATGACGATACATGGTTGTTCGTGGTACATTACTGATTTTTTTACAAAGCTCAGTCGCGGTAATGCTTTGATTGGAAGCAAGTTCCTGGATAATTCTCATCCGGATAGGATTTAACATTATCTCGTTTATATTTTTCATAATATACCCTCCTTTTAGTTCCATTTATAATTATAATACCACAAATGGAATTAATCAAGTAAAAAATTGACCCATTTTATGAGTCTGCATTTGGGATTATATAAATAATCTGTACTTCGCATTTTTATAAGATTATGTCTTAATGTATTATATCTTCTTATCCAATCATTTTATCATCAAAACAATTTTTAATCCTCTTTCTTTTTTAAAAAGATAGCATCATTAAAGGAGATACCAAAAGCTAAACCCAAAGAAGAAGAAAATTCTCTAAATAAATCTAAGGTTGAAGGTCTAAAAACATAATCAAAAATATAATTC encodes:
- a CDS encoding helix-turn-helix domain-containing protein codes for the protein MKNINEIMLNPIRMRIIQELASNQSITATELCKKISNVPRTTMYRHINILIDNDILSVVSEKKIRGSLERTLALNIPNVTKHNTIENADQNAFGFLMCNYAKFHNYFSDKNSDPAKDKIFLNNTVLMMNDTEFDQFLAEIREILVKYSFESAEGRKVRDISIISSPS